In Lathyrus oleraceus cultivar Zhongwan6 chromosome 2, CAAS_Psat_ZW6_1.0, whole genome shotgun sequence, the DNA window TATGCTACCCTTTTAATGTAGCCTAATTTACACAACCAGAAAACTAGCAATAAACAAGGTACAGCTTCAATTAATAGGATGCAAGGAGAGTGAGTACCTCTTTAAATTTACAGCCTACATCGCGCTCAATAGTCCTAAGAGTCCTGGATTGATCTTCTGAATAAATGAGAATAGCAGTTCCTTTCTTACCAGCACGACCTGTTCTTCCAGATCGGTGAACAAATATCTCTGAATTATTGGGAAGCTCGTAATGAATTACCTACAGGGAAAAAGGCTCAAACTTTACAAATGTATAGAAAATAAAATAACAGCTTTATTGCTTTGAAGTACAGAGTATTTGCTTATGCATGTGATATATTACACAATAAATATCCAGTTACTTGCCCTGAACTTCCAAAAAATTATCCAGTTTACGCAATAACAAAACTGTCAACATGATTTAAATCCAAATACTTTTCTTAATTGTTGGGACTGTGATTTTCAACCGGGAATAATGGTAAAATGGAACTTACAAGATCAACATTAGGTATATCAAGCCCACGTGAAGCAACATCAGTTGCCACTAAGACATTAAAATGACCATTTCTGAATCCAGCAAGAGTTTTTTCTCTCTGAGCTTGTGATATATCTCCATGCAATGCCTCGCATGGAATACTTTTTGACATGCCATGTGATAATCGATCGGCATCACGTTTTGTTTGAGTGAAAACAATACACTTTCCTCCCTTTGCATGTTCCTACAATACGATAAATTTTTCGaagaaaaaacaaaataaatacAAGATGAGGCTCTTTAAATAGATATTTGCATTAAACATATCTATATGCTGCAGCAAAATTTAGATCATTAATAGAACCAGCACAACTCAAGGAAAGATAGTATCAGAAGACATACTTTTATTAGAGGAACAAGAATTCCTGCTTTGACGTATGCATCAGATGCAACTGCGAAGAGTGAAATTCCATCTGCCAGCTTCTGATCGGAATCTCCAACCTATGTATAAATAAATTCACAATTAAATAATAAACATACCAAAATGACCAACTGTGTTGATCTCAAACAGTATGACTTCCTGAGCTTCTAAATGACCATAGACATGTTTTATAGCTTCCTAAATGCATATATAACCTACATGTTTCTGATGAAGGATGAAAACAACTTCCTTGAAACCCAATTTTTTGGTGTATGATTGACGCGCTTAGACACTCCTTTCCCATAGTTTACATATAATAATAAACTTATTGCTCAAAAGTTACAATATCCACTGTATTTCATCATGTGGCTTACTACTACACTTAACAGGTTAATTTTCAATATTTTAATCATGGCTGGTGACTATTCAAGTAAACTAGACATTAGACGAAAGTTCAACAATGCATATCCTCAATGCCTAAAGGCATTATCCCAGTGCCAAAATTAGAACAGAAATAACTTACAAGATCAATAGTTATGGGATCTTTTAGGTAATTCCGTGTTAACTGCTTTATCCAAGTAGGCATGGTTGCAGAGAACATAAGAGTTTGTCTCTTTGCAGGCAACCTCTCCAAGATCTTCTCCACATCTTCCTGAAAGCCTACTTGAAGCATCTGATCAGCCTCATCAAGAATAACAAACTGAACTTCCTTCAAATTCAGAGCACCTCTATTAAGAAGATCGATAATTCTTCCAGGTGTACCAACCGCTATATCAACACCATAATCAAGCTGCCTCATCTGTTGAGAGATGGGCGTACCTCCATAAACACAGATAGTATCCAAAGTAGGCGCTGCCTCATAGAATTCCTTTTCAACCTGCTTTGCAAGTTCTCTAGTCGGAGCCAAAACCAAAGCCAGAGGATCCCTTCCTCGCCTGCCATATCAACCACAAAAGAAGATAAACTTTCACAGTTAAATACATCGATTAGACCATGTATAACTTCAATtcaaaaacacacacac includes these proteins:
- the LOC127117820 gene encoding DEAD-box ATP-dependent RNA helicase 53, mitochondrial, with product MITAILRRASSTLSKRAIPAAEALLSSTASAELRQLTVLSARSFHSKSEPLLFRASSGSRAGYAAEAFPFEEPAKANGDDGLEIAKLGISQDIVSALEKKGITKLFPIQRAVLEPAMQGRDMIGRARTGTGKTLAFGIPIIDKIIQFNAKHGRGRDPLALVLAPTRELAKQVEKEFYEAAPTLDTICVYGGTPISQQMRQLDYGVDIAVGTPGRIIDLLNRGALNLKEVQFVILDEADQMLQVGFQEDVEKILERLPAKRQTLMFSATMPTWIKQLTRNYLKDPITIDLVGDSDQKLADGISLFAVASDAYVKAGILVPLIKEHAKGGKCIVFTQTKRDADRLSHGMSKSIPCEALHGDISQAQREKTLAGFRNGHFNVLVATDVASRGLDIPNVDLVIHYELPNNSEIFVHRSGRTGRAGKKGTAILIYSEDQSRTLRTIERDVGCKFKELPKIAVDSGSVSAFGSMGGGRFGSFGGGSSSQFGGGGFSRGSRSGGYGNSGDRFSGSRPSGGGFSGNSSGENRYGGSSSGRFGSFGSGDSGSRSGGSSSGFNSSRQGGFGGFGGSDRSSGFGNFGSGKSSAFGDRRGRD